A stretch of the Musa acuminata AAA Group cultivar baxijiao chromosome BXJ2-7, Cavendish_Baxijiao_AAA, whole genome shotgun sequence genome encodes the following:
- the LOC135616543 gene encoding E3 ubiquitin-protein ligase WAV3-like, whose translation MPRGGWRRAFCTSVRRDPEVTVATRMEVGEKQQRTPSVSPGPSPRSCAKRGFFSGSNPSTPRLALAAGLRCQTKSKSPDYPNLQCDTPTSAVSATAAAAATANSTPRSRSPALFRRKAFSTPSSPRSPSRFALFKHLSRSRCRLCSQILKASQETPVFTAECSHAFHFPCIAAHVRGHGSLACPVCSAAWRQAPFLSALHRREEDAAAIEQGTARETENRNPNRRTTSGGGRNASKGGERQLGENRMAAVAKVYDDDEPLLLVPKPNQGGGVRFNPIPEATNEDKDEDEYGEGEDEFHGLLATPRSRSPGLRADGGVPCRPTPRSTASGVQVSVMPQAALLSEGRRHRNYVVALKVKAPPIRSSAPLLDPAPGRAPIDLVTVLDVSQGMTGEKLQMLKRAIRLVVSSLGPADRLSMVAFSASAGAKRLLPLRQMSKQGQRAARQIVERLVVVGGAAKAGGASVGDALRKATKVLEDRRERNPVATIMLLSDGRQPQQTSDPEKKDNNNNNNCDHHDHKPLRSPRGTGGGDIRRHALSTTTTAAATTRFAHLEIPVEDAGFVGAAEPSPMKQEDAFIKCVGGLVSVVMQDVRLQLEFPSGEISAVYPCGGGSGCGDVAIGGENSVLWLGDLYAEEEREVLVELRAPVAATGPQSGHHHLSVKCNYRDPATQELAFGAEQILILPLLQYDREPGSSCRSTTALRLRNIFVATRAVAESRRLGDLSDFATAHHLLSSARALLLQSASDAHGHHLVQNLDAELADLQRRRRCLTQHQLHHDEQQEEHLSPSGRTSRREGPAEVRGEPLTPTSAWRAAEQLAKVAIMRKSLSRVSDLHGFENARF comes from the exons ATGCCAAGGGGAGGGTGGCGGAGAGCCTTCTGCACGTCGGTGCGTCGAGATCCAGAAGTCACGGTGGCGACGAGGATGGAGGTTGGGGAGAAGCAGCAGCGCACGCCTAGTGTCAGTCCTGGCCCCAGCCCCAGGAGCTGCGCCAAGCGGGGCTTCTTCTCCGGCAGCAACCCTTCGACGCCGAGGCTGGCGCTGGCAGCGGGCCTCCGGTGCCAGACCAAGTCGAAGTCCCCGGACTACCCGAACCTGCAATGTGACACGCCCACGTCTGCTGTTAGCgcaaccgccgccgccgccgccaccgccaacAGCACTCCGAGGAGTCGGAGCCCCGCTCTGTTTCGTCGGAAGGCGTTCTCCACACCTTCGTCTCCGAGATCCCCCTCAAGATTCGCCCTCTTCAAGCACCTCTCCCGG AGTCGGTGCCGATTATGTTCGCAGATCCTGAAGGCGAGCCAGGAGACCCCGGTCTTCACGGCGGAGTGCTCTCACGCCTTCCACTTCCCCTGCATCGCCGCCCACGTCAGGGGCCACGGCAGCCTCGCATGCCCAGTCTGCTCCGCCGCCTGGCGCCAGGCGCCCTTCCTCTCCGCCCTCCACCGCcgcgaggaagatgcagcagccaTCGAGCAGGGGACGGCGAGAGAGACGGAGAACCGGAACCCCAATAGGAGAACTACCAGCGGCGGCGGCCGGAACGCTAGCAAGGGCGGTGAACGGCAGCTGGGGGAAAACAGAATGGCGGCTGTTGCTAAGGTGTACGACGACGACGAGCCGCTGCTTCTTGTGCCCAAGCCCAACCAGGGAGGAGGCGTGCGTTTCAATCCTATACCAGAAGCTACAAACGAGGACAAGGATGAGGATGAGTATGGCGAAGGCGAGGATGAGTTCCATGGGCTTCTTGCGACCCCTCGCTCGCGATCTCCTGGACTCCGTGCTGACGGAGGAGTCCCTTGTCGGCCGACACCGAGGTCCACAGCGAGTGGCGTCCAGGTGAGCGTGATGCCGCAGGCGGCGCTGCTCTCCGAGGGGCGGAGGCACCGGAACTACGTGGTGGCGCTCAAGGTGAAAGCCCCGCCGATTCGATCCTCTGCTCCTCTCCTCGATCCTGCGCCGGGCCGTGCCCCGATCGATCTGGTGACAGTGCTGGACGTGAGCCAAGGCATGACAGGGGAGAAGCTCCAGATGCTGAAGCGCGCGATACGGCTGGTGGTCTCTTCCTTGGGTCCCGCGGACCGGCTCTCCATGGTGGCATTCTCGGCCTCTGCCGGTGCCAAGAGATTACTCCCTCTCCGCCAGATGTCGAAGCAGGGCCAGCGTGCCGCCCGTCAGATCGTGGAAAGGCTCGTCGTAGTGGGCGGCGCCGCCAAGGCAGGTGGCGCCAGCGTCGGCGACGCCCTCAGGAAGGCCACCAAGGTTCTCGAAGACCGCAGGGAGCGCAACCCGGTGGCCACCATCATGCTCCTGTCGGACGGCAGGCAGCCGCAGCAAACGTCTGACCCAGAGAAGaaggacaacaacaacaacaacaactgcGACCACCACGATCACAAACCCCTTCGCTCACCGCGCGGTACCGGCGGTGGTGATATCCGGCGCCACGCGCTGTCAACGACGACCACCGCCGCGGCCACCACACGCTTCGCGCATCTGGAGATCCCCGTCGAAGATGCTGGATTCGTAGGAGCAGCGGAGCCATCGCCCATGAAACAGGAAGACGCCTTCATCAAGTGCGTGGGCGGCCTCGTGTCTGTGGTCATGCAGGACGTCCGGCTCCAACTTGAGTTCCCGTCCGGCGAGATCTCCGCCGTCTACCCATGCGGCGGCGGCAGTGGCTGCGGCGACGTGGCCATCGGGGGAGAAAACTCTGTTCTCTGGCTGGGGGACCTCTACgcagaggaggagagagaggtgcTGGTGGAGCTGAGGGCGCCGGTGGCGGCGACCGGGCCACAGAGCGGTCATCACCACTTGTCAGTGAAGTGCAACTACAGGGATCCGGCCACCCAAGAACTGGCGTTCGGGGCGGAGCAGATCCTTATCTTACCCCTCCTGCAGTACGACCGCGAGCCCGGCTCCTCTTGCCGCTCGACGACCGCCCTGCGGCTACGGAACATCTTCGTCGCAACCCGTGCGGTGGCCGAGTCGCGGCGCCTAGGCGACCTCTCGGATTTCGCGACGGCGCACCACCTGCTCTCCTCTGCCCGCGCGTTGCTTCTGCAGTCCGCTTCCGACGCCCACGGACACCACCTCGTCCAGAACCTGGACGCGGAGCTCGCCGACCTCCAGCGGCGGCGACGGTGCCTGACGCAGCACCAGCTCCATCATGATGAGCAGCAGGAGGAGCACCTCTCGCCGTCCGGGAGGACGAGCCGGCGGGAAGGTCCAGCAGAGGTGCGAGGGGAGCCGCTGACGCCCACTTCGGCTTGGCGCGCCGCCGAGCAGCTGGCCAAGGTGGCCATAATGCGGAAGTCCCTGAGCCGTGTTAGCGATCTGCACGGGTTCGAGAACGCCCGGTTCTAA